The following proteins are co-located in the Granulicella pectinivorans genome:
- a CDS encoding Fe-S-containing protein produces MLQAFIITLREGVEASLIIGIVFAYLSKIGRHDLKKTVFSALGAAIAASVGVAIVLTHLEFNQDIFEGWVMLVAAGFVVSMIWFMHKTARSMKGEIEGRIAKLTGGESKVGLFFFVFLLVLREGVETVAILSAVSLNSTELLSFTGTLLGVAVSVVFGVLFIRGSVKINLQRFFRVTTVILYFVTFQLVVSGLHELSENHVLPSSQTEMRLIGPIVRNDLFFFVTMLALAGLMMLMEYKRRAPVVLAQTATDADRRRAAWSQRREKMWMTAVVATSFVFIFLSTAEFIYAKSSTALSPTTSVTLVGEQVTVSTSEINDDKLHRFGVHVDDGQGHAPEVRFLLFKKPDGNIVSVADACSICGPVGFYIGSQGITCKMCASPLNAASMGQPGGCNPIPLKSVVGGGVVTIAASDLKAMAGVFEK; encoded by the coding sequence ATGCTGCAGGCCTTTATCATCACGCTGCGCGAGGGCGTGGAAGCTTCACTGATTATCGGAATTGTGTTCGCCTACCTGAGCAAAATCGGTCGGCATGACCTGAAAAAGACAGTGTTCTCGGCGCTTGGCGCGGCGATTGCGGCGTCGGTGGGCGTGGCCATTGTGCTGACGCACCTGGAGTTCAACCAGGACATCTTCGAGGGCTGGGTGATGCTGGTGGCGGCGGGGTTCGTCGTGAGCATGATCTGGTTCATGCACAAGACGGCGCGGTCGATGAAGGGCGAGATCGAGGGCCGGATCGCGAAGCTGACGGGCGGCGAGTCCAAGGTGGGACTGTTCTTCTTTGTGTTTTTGCTGGTTCTGCGCGAGGGCGTGGAGACCGTTGCGATTCTTTCGGCGGTGAGTCTGAACTCGACCGAACTGCTGAGTTTTACCGGGACGCTGCTGGGTGTGGCGGTGTCGGTGGTGTTTGGGGTGCTGTTTATTCGCGGCAGTGTGAAGATCAACCTGCAGCGGTTCTTCCGCGTGACGACGGTGATTCTCTACTTTGTGACGTTCCAGTTGGTAGTGAGCGGACTGCATGAGTTGAGCGAGAACCATGTGCTGCCTTCGAGCCAGACGGAGATGCGTCTGATTGGGCCGATTGTGCGGAACGATCTTTTCTTCTTTGTGACGATGCTGGCGCTGGCCGGACTGATGATGCTGATGGAGTACAAGCGGCGCGCTCCGGTGGTGTTGGCGCAGACCGCGACCGACGCCGACCGGCGCAGGGCGGCGTGGAGCCAGCGGCGCGAGAAGATGTGGATGACCGCGGTGGTCGCGACGAGCTTTGTGTTTATCTTCCTTTCGACGGCCGAGTTTATCTATGCAAAGAGCTCGACGGCGCTGTCGCCGACGACCTCCGTGACGCTGGTGGGCGAGCAGGTAACGGTGTCCACGAGCGAGATCAACGACGACAAGCTGCATCGCTTTGGGGTGCATGTGGACGACGGACAGGGACACGCGCCGGAGGTGCGGTTTCTGCTGTTCAAGAAGCCGGATGGGAATATTGTTTCGGTGGCGGATGCCTGTTCGATCTGCGGGCCGGTTGGGTTCTATATCGGGTCGCAGGGGATTACGTGCAAGATGTGCGCTTCGCCGTTGAACGCAGCTTCAATGGGACAGCCGGGTGGGTGTAATCCGATTCCGCTGAAATCGGTGGTGGGCGGCGGTGTGGTGACGATTGCGGCGAGTGATTTGAAGGCGATGGCCGGGGTGTTCGAGAAGTGA